One Aegilops tauschii subsp. strangulata cultivar AL8/78 chromosome 2, Aet v6.0, whole genome shotgun sequence genomic window, GCAGCAGATTCATAGAAACATCACCACATTAGCTCACATCCTCGCGAATACGCAAGTTGCGTATCTTTCCATTGATAGAAGAAGAGTTACAGCAAGCGATTACAAACACGTGCAAGTCATGTGCACTAAAGGCATGATCGTGGGTGTTGGAGCTAACAAAACAAGGGGTTGCTCATCCCCAAAAACACAAAAGGCTAACTCTCAGGTATGATGTTGCTTATCCCAGCGGCGCCGGCCTTGGCCTAGAGGCGCGCCTCGTCTTTGATGGCAGTAGTGAGTTGGGAGAAGGATGGCCGATCGTGGTCGAAGACACATCCGTTGCGGTGTTTTCAAATCCACCCAGCAGTGAGGATGATGATGGACGCGAGGCCTTTGCGAGCGGAGGTTGACGCTTGTTCGGTTGAGGTCGCCCACCAAGTTTGGAAGGGGGTGTCGCCATCAGGAAGGCTAGTAGGTGCTCTCACCCAGCCACGAACCTCATGCCAGATTTGCCTAAAAAAGGAGAAGCCCGCTAGGAGGTGTTGCATGGTCTCGGGCTCTTGGTCGCATAGGGCACACATGTCGTTGTCGGAGAGGTAGTGTCGGGCTAGACGCTCCGCCGTCCAGCAGCGCTCCTGCATCGCAAGCCACATGAAGAACTTGATGCGAAGAGGTGCCCATGGCTTCCACGTGAGCTTCCACTAGGGGTCTCCGCATGACCCGTTGAATAGGGCCTGGTAGCATGAGCTGGCAGAATAGAGGCTGGAGGCCATCCATCTCCAACTGAGGGTGTCGGGAGTGGCCAAGAGCTCAACATGCCAGACTTGTCGCCATAGGTCGACGTACTGGAGCAAGGCCGCGGGGCCCAGTGCTCCCCTGATGTCTTGCACCCAAGACCTGAGGTGTAGGGCCTCACTGACGGTGCGAGATTTTTGTTGGCGGCGAGGGACTAGCGAGTGCACAAGGGGGGCAATCTCTGCCACAGATCTTCCATCTATCAAGTGGTCGCTCCAGAATTTGCAGCTGGCCCCGTTGCCAAGTTGCCAGGTGGTGGACGCCCTGAAGATGGCGGTGACGTCGGTATCATGTGGGATATGCAGGTGGCTCTAAGATCTCGAGGGGTCCGTGCGTTGTAGCCAAAGCTAGCGCGTACGCAGAGCGATTCCGACACGGTATAGATCGCAGATGCCCAGCCCACCAAGGGAGATGGGCCTGCAGACTTTCTGCCAGTTGACGAGGCATTTCTTGCCGCTCGCGTCTTTGCTTCCGGCCCAAAGGAAGCCTCGGATGATCGGATTGACCCGCTTGAGGATCGATTTGTTGAATGCAATGGCGATGAGGAAGTGTGTCGGGATCGCACAGAGGACGTGGCGGACCAAGGCAAGCCGATCACCCTTCAAAAGAAGTGAAGCACACCAAGTGGAAAGCTTCTTCTCGAGCTTGTGGACGATCGGAAGAAGGCTCGAGGTGGGCGGCTTGCGGATAGAGAGCGGTAGCCCAAGGTACTGGATAGGGAAATGCTTGACCGGGCATTGCATCTCGGACTTGATCGTGTCAATGTGGTCATCGCTGCACCGGATTGGCGTTGCGGAGCATTTGTCAAAGTTGGTGCGGAGccccgaggccaccccaaacacCCGAAGAAGCTCGCGCACGGTGGCAATGTCGTGGCTGTCGAGGTGGCAGAAAATAACGACGTCGTCTGCGTAGAGGGAAATGCTCGAGGCCGCGTGACGTGTCGTGAGCCGCTGGAGGAGGCTGTTGTCAACCGCACGGAGGAGAAGCGAGTTCAGGACGTCGATGACGATGGTGAACAACATTGGGGAAATTGGGTCTCCCTGTCGGAGGCCGCAAGCGTGGTCGATGGGAGGCCAGGATGGCCATTGATCATGACCCGTGTGCTCAGATCCTCAACACCATTCAATCAATAACAAAGCGTATATCATCCATATACGTGTGCATTTTTTTCATGATTAAAGCATTTTATCTATGAAGAGTAGTACTTTTGTAAACCAGTGTAGCTAATGATCATATGTAGTCTGGCAATATAGTTTGTAATTTTCATGAAACCACATGTCTCATGCTAATTCGGCATAAAAAATACCACATAAAACAAACATTTATGTTTTGTATACGAGGATCGGGCCGACGTGGTCATGGTGGCCACCGCGGCGGTAGAGGAGGCAGGGCAGCGACGACAACAACGAACGTAGGTAGGAAGCTGAAGAGGTTGCCAAGCCAAAATAGCTT contains:
- the LOC141040787 gene encoding uncharacterized protein: MLFTIVIDVLNSLLLRAVDNSLLQRLTTRHAASSISLYADDVVIFCHLDSHDIATVRELLRVFGVASGLRTNFDKCSATPIRCSDDHIDTIKSEMQCPVKHFPIQYLGLPLSIRKPPTSSLLPIVHKLEKKLSTWCASLLLKGDRLALVRHVLCAIPTHFLIAIAFNKSILKRVNPIIRGFLWAGSKDASGKKCLVNWQKVCRPISLGGLGICDLYRVGIALRTR